A stretch of Heptranchias perlo isolate sHepPer1 chromosome 1, sHepPer1.hap1, whole genome shotgun sequence DNA encodes these proteins:
- the LOC137321211 gene encoding UPF0729 protein C18orf32 homolog encodes MVCIPCIVIPVLLWVYKKFLEPILYPFIAPFISRLWPKQAVKEGSPTLKVGACNGTIKSDNSGMNGDGNCISKATNGITTEGPPNASDKKTD; translated from the exons ATGGTCTGCATTCCTTGCATCGTCATTCCAGTCCTGTTGTGGGTTTACAAGAAGTTCTTGGAGCCTATTTTGTATCCTTTCATCGCTCCCTTTATTTCCCGTCTATGGCCTAAGCAAGCGGTGAAAGAGGGAAGCCCTACGCTGAAAGTGGGAGCATGCAATGGAACAATCAAG TCTGACAATTCGGGTATGAATGGAGATGGGAATTGCATTAGCAAAGCTACAAACGGCATCACCACAGAAGGACCACCAAATGCTTCAGACAAAAAGACTGACTAA